In Myripristis murdjan chromosome 9, fMyrMur1.1, whole genome shotgun sequence, the following proteins share a genomic window:
- the tor2a gene encoding prosalusin isoform X1: MLAVLAAVCFLLSQPVCCVFQTLYCTISDSCDCDFRPDMRDLEWDLYRNVYGQHLAQDIVSEEVASFLQNKSPDRPLVLSFHGSSGTGKTLVSSMLAKHLYSSGLSSPYIHQFIPTLHFPLPNRVRRYRSDLESWVKGNLTECARSVFIFDEMEKIPPGIIDVLEPFLGPSHVVFRTNYRKAIYVFISTTGEKVINQLALDFRQAGREREEIRLADLQDAVAQAVYNSSSSGFYHSSIIQQKLITRFVPFLPLCRRHVERCARWQLCQQGWCWRNDVVEAVGGDMIYTPDEGRYFSTTGCKAVPAKINLFL; the protein is encoded by the exons ATGCTGGCCGTCCTCGCCGCGGTGTGTTTCTTGTTGTCCCAGCCGGTCTGCTGTGTCTTCCAGACGCTTTACTGCACCATCTCCGACAGCTGCGACTGCGACTTCAGGCCCGACATGAGAG ACTTGGAGTGGGACCTGTACAGGAATGTGTACGGCCAACATCTGGCTCAGGACATCGTGTCAGAGGAGGTGGCAAgcttccttcaaaataaaagccccgaCCGACCCCTGGTGTTGTCCTTCCATGGCTCCTCGGGCACGGGAAAGACTCTGGTCAGCTCCATGTTGGCGAAGCATCTGTACAGCTCGGGCCTGAGCAGCCCGTACATCCACCAGTTCATACCCACGCTCCACTTCCCCTTACCGAACCGGGTGAGGCGGTACAGG TCGGACTTGGAGAGCTGGGTGAAGGGCAACCTGACTGAGTGCGCCCGCTCCGTGTTCATCTTCGACGAGATGGAGAAGATACCGCCCGGCATCATCGACGTCCTGGAGCCCTTCCTGGGTCCTTCGCACGTCGTGTTTCGCACAAATTACCGCAAAGCCATCTACGTCTTCATCAG CACCACCGGGGAGAAGGTGATCAACCAGCTGGCCCTGGACTTCCGGCAGGCCGGACGGGAGCGAGAGGAGATCAGGCTGGCCGACCTGCAGGACGCCGTCGCCCAGGCGGTTTACAACAGCAGCTCAA GTGGCTTCTACCACTCCAGCATCATCCAGCAGAAGCTGATCACACGCTTCGTCCCCTTCCTGCCGCTGTGCCGGCGCCACGTGGAGCGCTGCGCCCGCTGGCAGCTGTGCCAGCAGGGCTGGTGCTGGCGCAACGACGTGGTGGAAGCAGTAGGGGGCGACATGATCTACACTCCTGACGAGGGGCGGTACTTCTCAACCACGGGCTGCAAGGCGGTGCCGGCCAAAATCAACCTGTTCCTGTGA
- the tor2a gene encoding prosalusin isoform X2: MLAVLAAVCFLLSQPVCCVFQTLYCTISDSCDCDFRPDMRDLEWDLYRNVYGQHLAQDIVSEEVASFLQNKSPDRPLVLSFHGSSGTGKTLVSSMLAKHLYSSGLSSPYIHQFIPTLHFPLPNRSDLESWVKGNLTECARSVFIFDEMEKIPPGIIDVLEPFLGPSHVVFRTNYRKAIYVFISTTGEKVINQLALDFRQAGREREEIRLADLQDAVAQAVYNSSSSGFYHSSIIQQKLITRFVPFLPLCRRHVERCARWQLCQQGWCWRNDVVEAVGGDMIYTPDEGRYFSTTGCKAVPAKINLFL; encoded by the exons ATGCTGGCCGTCCTCGCCGCGGTGTGTTTCTTGTTGTCCCAGCCGGTCTGCTGTGTCTTCCAGACGCTTTACTGCACCATCTCCGACAGCTGCGACTGCGACTTCAGGCCCGACATGAGAG ACTTGGAGTGGGACCTGTACAGGAATGTGTACGGCCAACATCTGGCTCAGGACATCGTGTCAGAGGAGGTGGCAAgcttccttcaaaataaaagccccgaCCGACCCCTGGTGTTGTCCTTCCATGGCTCCTCGGGCACGGGAAAGACTCTGGTCAGCTCCATGTTGGCGAAGCATCTGTACAGCTCGGGCCTGAGCAGCCCGTACATCCACCAGTTCATACCCACGCTCCACTTCCCCTTACCGAACCGG TCGGACTTGGAGAGCTGGGTGAAGGGCAACCTGACTGAGTGCGCCCGCTCCGTGTTCATCTTCGACGAGATGGAGAAGATACCGCCCGGCATCATCGACGTCCTGGAGCCCTTCCTGGGTCCTTCGCACGTCGTGTTTCGCACAAATTACCGCAAAGCCATCTACGTCTTCATCAG CACCACCGGGGAGAAGGTGATCAACCAGCTGGCCCTGGACTTCCGGCAGGCCGGACGGGAGCGAGAGGAGATCAGGCTGGCCGACCTGCAGGACGCCGTCGCCCAGGCGGTTTACAACAGCAGCTCAA GTGGCTTCTACCACTCCAGCATCATCCAGCAGAAGCTGATCACACGCTTCGTCCCCTTCCTGCCGCTGTGCCGGCGCCACGTGGAGCGCTGCGCCCGCTGGCAGCTGTGCCAGCAGGGCTGGTGCTGGCGCAACGACGTGGTGGAAGCAGTAGGGGGCGACATGATCTACACTCCTGACGAGGGGCGGTACTTCTCAACCACGGGCTGCAAGGCGGTGCCGGCCAAAATCAACCTGTTCCTGTGA